The nucleotide window AGTGTCTGCTCTATACTTGTGGGGTATTTCACGCTGTAATcacaaaatcaaatacaaccagaagaaaagagaagaacAGAGCAAATCGCCTCAGGGACCACAATTGAGCGATTCCGTGGTTGATCTAggtaaagaaaacaaatgtGATGCTCCTGCAGGACACCCTCCAATTAACAATGATGGTGCTAAATGTCCATTTGGCAGTGCAACCGTCACACACTGTCCACCTTCAGCAGACGCTCATAGACCAAAGAGAtgccaaaagaaaatcaattgCCATTTGGCAGTCGTAACTTTGGCTACCGTGGCAGGTTTCATCTCTTCCGTGGTAGGAATTTACGGCGAGG belongs to Zygotorulaspora mrakii chromosome 1, complete sequence and includes:
- a CDS encoding uncharacterized protein (similar to Saccharomyces cerevisiae SCM4 (YGR049W) and YLR356W; ancestral locus Anc_4.191), which codes for MSVCLAVTKGIAVSSLGLYAGILTTTSLVTIVTPLEVLSQHLSPVVCKIGELASFLGTLSTGFFAASFFAAPPHLRHPYLLYGALVAPVSALYLWGISRCNHKIKYNQKKREEQSKSPQGPQLSDSVVDLGKENKCDAPAGHPPINNDGAKCPFGSATVTHCPPSADAHRPKRCQKKINCHLAVVTLATVAGFISSVVGIYGEGQLA